Below is a genomic region from Methanobrevibacter sp..
TGTGGGACGGATATGATTTAAGACCTAAATTTGACAAATCAAAATGTCACACATGTAACAACTGTACCATTCAGGAAATATGTCCAACTAATGCATTTAAAAATAAACAAATTAACCTTGAACAATGTTTCGGTTGCGGATTATGTGCCAATTACTGTGCATATGATGCATTTGACATGAATGTTGGAGATGTTGATTTAAAAATAAAAGGTGAAGACATAAATGTTCCAATTGTCTGCAGACAATCTGATAGATTAAGAGGAAATAAACTATCAAAACAATTAAAAGACTTAATTGAAACACAGGAATTCACTTTATAATAGGGTGTGGTTTAAATGACTACTCAACAAAAATTATCAGATTCACCTAATGACTTTTTAGATGATATAATAAAAAATGTGAAAAACACTAAAGATGATGGTGTTTTAAAATGTGTCCAATGTGGATTATGCACATCAACCTGTCCGGCAGCACGTCACTCTGAATACAATCCTCGTGAAATAATTGAAAGAGTATTGGAAGGTGATGAAACAATAATGGAAGAGGATTATTTATGGAATTGTTTTTATTGTTACACCTGCCATAGTGTATGCCCAGTGGGAAATAGTGTATGTGAAGTAAATCAAATTTTAAAACAGTTTGCAATTAATCGTGGTATTGGTTGGGATAAACTATATGAATACTTAGGATTTGCAGATAGTTATTTTGATGCAGCTATTGGTGCAATTCCAGAAATCTTTTTTGATGACATTGCAAAAGATGTTCCAGGTTGGGAAGAAATAAGATTTGATAAATTAGATGAAAATAGGGAAAAATTAAATCTTTATCCTCCATTAATGCCTCCGGAAGATGTGATTGATGAAGTGAGTTTAATACTTACAATTACAGGATTTAAGGAAAGAATGGAAAAAATTAGAAAATCACAAGAAGCAGAGGTGAAAGAATGAAAAATATTCCGGATAAAAATCTCCTCTTATTTAGAAGTTGTCTTGTAAGTGTTGAATATCCAGGCATTGAATCTTCAACAAAATATGTATTTGAAAAACTGGGAATTGACTATGGAATTTCTGAAAAACAA
It encodes:
- the hdrC gene encoding ferredoxin:CoB-CoM heterodisulfide reductase subunit HdrC; protein product: MTTQQKLSDSPNDFLDDIIKNVKNTKDDGVLKCVQCGLCTSTCPAARHSEYNPREIIERVLEGDETIMEEDYLWNCFYCYTCHSVCPVGNSVCEVNQILKQFAINRGIGWDKLYEYLGFADSYFDAAIGAIPEIFFDDIAKDVPGWEEIRFDKLDENREKLNLYPPLMPPEDVIDEVSLILTITGFKERMEKIRKSQEAEVKE